In Novosphingobium sp. MMS21-SN21R, a single genomic region encodes these proteins:
- a CDS encoding methyltransferase: protein MRKASLATLALIAGLGFAGPAAAQHEGHDMTVKAVIDPALAKAVADPLRATDRARDQYRRPDETLAFFQVGPAMKVGEYAPGGGWYSRLLGLYLGPKGKLVGLFFDPTPAVFGEKMKAGIRESVTKYPAEVAGWSNQPADRFSAFALDTVPEGEKGTFDRILVMRMMHNLLRWNLADHEIKQMRELLKPDGMIGIEQHRAKPDAPYAFTDGNKGYLREADVIKFMEVNGFTFVGKSEANANPKDPANWPEGVWTLPPAMDGAKDDAEKAKLKAIGESDRMTLLFRKRP from the coding sequence ATGCGTAAAGCCAGCCTAGCCACGCTTGCCCTGATTGCAGGATTGGGTTTCGCAGGTCCCGCTGCCGCCCAGCATGAGGGACACGACATGACCGTGAAGGCGGTGATCGATCCGGCGCTTGCCAAGGCCGTGGCGGATCCCTTGCGCGCGACCGACCGTGCGCGCGACCAGTATCGCCGTCCGGACGAGACGCTGGCGTTCTTCCAGGTGGGACCGGCGATGAAGGTCGGTGAATATGCGCCCGGCGGCGGCTGGTATTCGCGCCTGCTGGGGCTCTACCTTGGCCCAAAGGGCAAGCTGGTCGGGCTGTTCTTTGATCCCACGCCGGCCGTGTTCGGTGAAAAGATGAAGGCCGGGATCCGCGAAAGCGTGACCAAGTATCCTGCCGAGGTCGCCGGATGGTCGAACCAGCCTGCCGACCGCTTTTCCGCCTTTGCCCTTGATACCGTTCCCGAGGGCGAGAAGGGCACATTCGACCGTATTCTGGTGATGCGCATGATGCACAACCTGCTGCGCTGGAATCTGGCCGATCACGAGATCAAGCAGATGCGCGAGTTGCTCAAGCCCGATGGCATGATCGGGATCGAGCAGCACCGGGCCAAGCCCGATGCGCCCTATGCCTTTACCGACGGCAACAAGGGGTATCTGCGCGAGGCCGACGTGATCAAGTTCATGGAAGTGAATGGCTTCACCTTCGTCGGCAAAAGCGAGGCCAATGCCAATCCGAAGGATCCGGCGAATTGGCCGGAAGGCGTGTGGACACTGCCGCCGGCGATGGATGGCGCCAAGGATGATGCCGAAAAGGCGAAGCTGAAAGCGATTGGTGAAAGCGACCGCATGACGCTGCTGTTCCGCAAGCGGCCCTGA